The sequence CATTGGCAAGTAAATAATACTGAGGAAAATAATAACCTTGACTTTATTATCTATTATATGTATAATTAATATATAAAAGATATTAAGGAGGTTTGAAAATGGGAGTATCAGTTATTAATGTAAGATTAGATGATGAAGATAAAAAAGCCTTTAATGAGTTATGTAATGAGTTAGGTTTAAATATGTCAACAGCTTTTAATATGTTTGTCAAATCTATGCTTAGAACAGGTGGATTACCATTTGAGGCAAGAATAGAAAACTATAATGTTGAAACTATAAAAGCTATTCAAGAAACAGAAGATATTATCAATGGAAAAGTAAAACGTCCTACTTATAAAAATACCAAAGAACTTTTTGATGCTCTTGATAAGGAGGATTAAAGTTAATGTTAGAAATCATAACTACTAGTGCTTTTGATAAAGATTATAAACTTTTAAAAAAAGGGGATATAATCTCAAGCTTCTTCAAGAAGTCGTTGAAAAATTAGCAAATGAAGAAGTGTTACCAGCTAAGTATAGAAATCATCAATTAATTGGAAATTATGTAGGATACATGGAGTGCCATATTCGTCCTGATTGGTTATTAATATATAAAATTGAAAAAAATAAATTAATCCTAACTTTATCAAGAACAGGAACTCATAGTGATTTATTTTAAATAATGCAATTAAACCTCAGAAAAATAACTCTGAGGTTTTTATTTACCTAAAAACAAATTTATGGAGTTAGTGGAGTATAATAAAAATTACTTGACAACATTACGTTGGTATGTTAATATTAATTTATGATTAACGTTATGTTGTGAGGAGGTGTTAAAAATAGAAGAACGTAGGTTGAAGGTTACCTTTACTAAATCTGGAGCTGGTAATTTTACACCAAGAACTGCTTTACCTAAAGTATGGTGTGATAAATTAAATATAACTCAAGAAGAAAGAGAAATAATAGTTATATTTGATGAAAAAAATGAGCAAATAATAGTAAAGAAAGCCAAATAATAAAACCCCGTTCAAGACGTTAATCTCAAAACAGGGTTATGCCATATAATATGACCTCAGCAATCATATTATACTGCATTAACTCCATAAAATCAAATGTTTTTAGGAGGATACAGTTATGAGAATTGTAAGAGATGAAAATGGACTATTTAAAGTGGTTCTAAAAGGAATTAGTAAACCATTCTATGTAGAAAGCTATGACTTAGCACTTGAGATAGCTTTTAAAGTTGGAGGTGCTAAGTAATGAATATAACTATTCAAGAGAACAATAAGTATGGTTTAGTAGTGAGTAGTAGAGTAATAGCTAAAGAGTTAGAAAAAAGACATGACCACGTTATCAGAGATTTAGAAAAAATTTTAGAAACCCCAAATGTGGGTTCTCTGATTATTCCTAGCTTTTATAGAACTCAAGGACAAAAAAGAGAGTATAAAGAATATTTACTTACAAAAGATGGTTTCATACTTTATATGTTTAACATTCAAGGGTATCAAGATTTTAAACTTGCTTATATCAATAGATTTAATGAAATGGAAAAGGAACTTAAGAAAAAAGAACAACTTTCTATTGCTTTATATGCTGACAATTTTGAAAATGATATTACTCAATTAAAAGCTAAAGCAAATGCTATTAAAAGAGAAATTTTAGAAAAAAGATTTATCTTAGATGAAAAAATACAATTACTTGATAAAACAGGACTAACTAATCACATGGAAATTTATAGAGTTAATGGAAAGATTTATATTTGTCAAGATGTATAATAAAATTCCAAAAATTGATGTTGAAGTACCTAAAATAGAAGTTGAAGTTCCAATAGTTAAAGTTGATATACCTAAAATAGAAAAAATAGAAGAAGAATAACTATTAATCCTCAGTATTAATTTACTGGGGATTTTTTTATTGGAGGA is a genomic window of Fusobacterium mortiferum ATCC 9817 containing:
- a CDS encoding type II toxin-antitoxin system RelB/DinJ family antitoxin, whose protein sequence is MGVSVINVRLDDEDKKAFNELCNELGLNMSTAFNMFVKSMLRTGGLPFEARIENYNVETIKAIQETEDIINGKVKRPTYKNTKELFDALDKED
- a CDS encoding Rha family transcriptional regulator; amino-acid sequence: MNITIQENNKYGLVVSSRVIAKELEKRHDHVIRDLEKILETPNVGSLIIPSFYRTQGQKREYKEYLLTKDGFILYMFNIQGYQDFKLAYINRFNEMEKELKKKEQLSIALYADNFENDITQLKAKANAIKREILEKRFILDEKIQLLDKTGLTNHMEIYRVNGKIYICQDV